Proteins encoded within one genomic window of Gloeobacter kilaueensis JS1:
- a CDS encoding NB-ARC domain-containing protein — MDFEEAVQFLASRTDFDELSDLELSILRESWRGSTYEEIGQKCRYNPDYVRAVACKLWKRISKALACKVTKNNFKASITSKASKTAIQPAVDSVVAELLLPKLQSWDCDEEVVTARFFGRCLELEKISHWLKETNGRMMIISGNGGIGKTSLAWQAIKQSSEGFDFVVWRSLRNAPSLEKLLENLVGFVSGYKEPLLAESLTDCIRRLTDHLKLKKCLIVLDNYDAVLDPEESNPAFQKYSRLISAVCEEAHISKVIITTRQPPISSIFKRIDHIKNFQLGGLDEDAGKNVLQGGNLQGSDEQFKRLNQFYQGNPLLLKIVAASIIEIFAGDIDTFFKQESGLFLGVSSLLNEQYSLLKPIEKDIMILLAIARVPLSFVELHQKIYPARSTVNVMQSLELLLSKALVEKTLRGFTLQPVLMEHVTDLFIKSACSEITDSSSNALSRFPLVEAQKAEHIRSSQRRMLLVPLLQALDVHYGSKEKLVERLNILNDGKRLHNELGQSYWTANLIHLFAHLQENLCDYDFSGCAVWGACLDQVPFHRVDFSGAKFLNCIFQDCFGQIISMACTEDSTKLAVGTVQGEILIYDKHGNMLNRLLGHSHWVGALAFNPAGQLLASGGNDQTVRLWDVETGKCVKVFAQRGSYVHAVSFSADGRFLAFPDVDSCVCVWNVIEDGTAFCLRGHSMFVTSIAFHPQGRWLVSSGFDGGVLVWDLADGESKQLGQFQGAIAWDAKFSNDGQLVAVAGSEGLVRIWDWASGELLHELASGLGFVMALKFVPGSPLLAAAGADGAIRLWNSDTGILQKCLLGHRARVHELIWVAAHGHRQEPMLVSGGIDRELRFWDLSNGNCLRTNQGFSNGVWSLALTSDGRRLVSGHEDGTVSWWDTVSREYLYSFKAHEACIWYIALSGQERWIATASDDCTEAVWDNEERRQVFRWRCPDPYIRTLTFGKDDQFLATNGEGGSLCLWNTQTWGQQVVPTLHHAPISAVACLPPNPKWGDCVWITGSFDGSVQVVHHNDLATPRLLRRQGMPAHVILHHPTTKTLVIGCSDGSIELWRLDTEQPYAVLQAHTGVLETIAVHPHHPIIASGGSDKAIRIWNLNSGKCEGTYLGHSLNVTCLQFLPNGTSLVSGSADGTIRLWHYPDGECYRELRLPPPYDGMNISNAVGLAPSRVTVLKMLGAQGDPAGYP; from the coding sequence TTGGATTTCGAGGAAGCTGTGCAATTTCTCGCCAGCAGAACAGATTTTGATGAACTTTCCGACTTAGAATTGTCGATCCTCCGGGAATCTTGGCGAGGATCCACCTACGAAGAAATTGGGCAAAAATGCCGTTACAACCCCGATTACGTCAGGGCAGTGGCGTGTAAATTGTGGAAGCGTATATCGAAGGCATTAGCTTGCAAAGTCACGAAGAACAATTTTAAAGCGTCTATAACAAGTAAAGCTTCTAAAACAGCAATTCAACCAGCTGTAGATAGCGTGGTCGCCGAGCTGCTCTTGCCTAAGCTCCAGTCATGGGACTGCGATGAAGAGGTAGTCACCGCCAGATTTTTCGGTCGTTGCTTGGAACTAGAGAAGATCAGTCACTGGTTGAAGGAAACCAACGGTCGCATGATGATTATTTCTGGAAATGGTGGTATTGGCAAAACTTCACTAGCATGGCAAGCCATCAAGCAATCATCCGAAGGCTTCGATTTTGTTGTCTGGCGTTCGTTGCGCAACGCACCATCGCTTGAAAAGCTTCTAGAAAACCTTGTTGGTTTCGTTTCGGGATATAAAGAGCCGCTTTTGGCGGAAAGCCTCACCGATTGTATCCGAAGACTGACTGATCACCTGAAGCTCAAAAAGTGTCTGATTGTCTTGGACAATTATGATGCCGTACTCGATCCAGAGGAATCTAATCCTGCGTTTCAGAAGTATTCAAGATTAATTTCGGCAGTCTGCGAAGAAGCACATATTAGTAAGGTGATAATCACAACTAGGCAACCTCCGATCAGTTCTATTTTCAAGCGCATTGACCACATAAAGAACTTTCAACTAGGAGGGCTAGACGAGGATGCTGGGAAGAATGTTCTACAAGGCGGTAATTTGCAGGGATCAGATGAGCAGTTTAAACGCCTGAACCAGTTTTATCAAGGAAATCCGCTGCTTCTAAAAATCGTGGCAGCCTCTATTATTGAGATATTTGCTGGCGACATTGATACCTTTTTTAAGCAAGAGAGCGGTTTGTTTCTTGGGGTCAGTTCTCTACTTAATGAGCAGTATTCTTTATTAAAGCCGATTGAGAAAGACATCATGATTTTGCTCGCTATCGCTCGTGTGCCTCTCTCTTTCGTTGAATTGCACCAAAAAATTTATCCCGCTCGTTCTACTGTCAATGTGATGCAGTCTCTCGAGCTTCTTCTATCAAAAGCCTTGGTGGAAAAAACCCTGAGAGGCTTCACGCTTCAACCGGTTCTGATGGAGCATGTTACCGACCTTTTTATAAAATCGGCTTGTTCTGAAATCACTGATAGCAGTAGCAATGCTCTCTCACGCTTTCCACTTGTAGAAGCTCAAAAGGCCGAACACATCCGCTCGAGCCAGAGACGGATGCTTCTTGTCCCTCTATTGCAAGCATTGGATGTGCATTACGGGTCAAAAGAAAAACTTGTTGAGCGACTGAACATTCTTAATGACGGTAAGCGATTGCACAACGAATTAGGCCAGAGTTACTGGACAGCTAACTTAATCCATTTGTTTGCCCACCTGCAAGAAAACCTTTGTGACTACGATTTTTCCGGTTGCGCTGTTTGGGGAGCTTGCCTGGATCAGGTGCCATTCCACCGCGTCGATTTCTCGGGTGCTAAATTTCTTAATTGCATCTTTCAGGATTGTTTCGGCCAGATCATTTCCATGGCTTGCACCGAAGACAGCACCAAACTGGCCGTAGGAACTGTCCAGGGCGAAATTTTAATTTATGACAAACACGGGAATATGCTGAACCGCTTGTTGGGGCATAGTCATTGGGTGGGGGCACTTGCGTTCAATCCAGCTGGCCAGCTGCTAGCAAGCGGCGGTAACGATCAAACCGTTCGGTTATGGGATGTCGAAACTGGAAAGTGTGTGAAAGTCTTTGCACAACGGGGCAGTTATGTCCATGCAGTCTCTTTCAGCGCGGACGGGAGGTTTTTGGCCTTTCCCGATGTTGATAGCTGCGTATGTGTCTGGAATGTAATAGAGGATGGGACTGCGTTTTGTTTACGAGGGCATTCGATGTTTGTTACGTCCATCGCTTTCCACCCACAGGGACGATGGTTAGTAAGTAGTGGGTTCGACGGCGGCGTTTTGGTGTGGGATTTAGCAGACGGAGAGAGTAAGCAACTCGGTCAATTTCAGGGGGCAATAGCGTGGGATGCAAAATTCAGCAACGATGGCCAGTTAGTAGCTGTCGCGGGCAGTGAGGGTTTGGTCAGGATCTGGGATTGGGCATCCGGTGAATTGCTGCACGAACTAGCTTCGGGCTTGGGTTTTGTCATGGCTTTAAAATTTGTGCCCGGATCGCCGTTGCTGGCTGCAGCTGGGGCGGATGGAGCGATCCGGCTCTGGAACAGCGATACGGGCATCTTGCAAAAATGCCTACTTGGGCACCGCGCCCGTGTTCACGAGCTGATCTGGGTTGCTGCCCACGGGCACCGGCAAGAACCAATGCTTGTGAGTGGAGGTATCGACCGAGAACTGCGGTTCTGGGATCTATCCAATGGGAACTGCCTCCGTACTAACCAAGGTTTCAGCAACGGCGTTTGGAGTTTGGCTTTGACTAGCGACGGCAGACGTCTCGTAAGCGGACACGAAGACGGTACCGTTAGTTGGTGGGATACAGTCTCGAGGGAGTATCTATACAGCTTCAAAGCGCATGAGGCGTGCATTTGGTACATCGCGCTTAGTGGCCAAGAAAGGTGGATCGCCACTGCAAGCGACGACTGCACTGAAGCAGTTTGGGACAATGAAGAGCGTCGGCAGGTGTTCCGATGGCGGTGCCCCGACCCCTATATCCGCACACTCACCTTTGGCAAGGACGATCAATTTCTAGCAACCAACGGAGAAGGGGGCAGTTTGTGTCTGTGGAACACCCAAACTTGGGGGCAGCAAGTTGTGCCGACCCTGCATCATGCTCCAATCAGTGCTGTGGCTTGCCTACCTCCCAACCCCAAATGGGGAGATTGTGTCTGGATCACCGGAAGCTTCGACGGATCTGTACAGGTTGTGCATCACAATGATCTCGCGACGCCCCGTCTCCTCAGAAGGCAGGGGATGCCCGCGCACGTCATACTCCACCATCCAACGACTAAGACTCTAGTAATCGGCTGTAGCGACGGGAGCATTGAACTTTGGCGGCTCGATACCGAGCAGCCGTACGCCGTTTTGCAGGCCCACACCGGTGTTCTCGAAACCATTGCTGTCCATCCGCATCATCCGATCATCGCCAGCGGTGGAAGCGACAAAGCGATCCGGATCTGGAACTTGAACAGCGGCAAATGTGAGGGAACGTACTTGGGGCACAGCCTAAATGTTACGTGTTTACAGTTCCTGCCCAATGGTACATCCTTGGTCTCCGGCAGCGCTGACGGCACTATCCGTTTATGGCACTATCCCGATGGCGAATGTTATCGGGAACTCCGGTTGCCACCTCCCTATGACGGAATGAACATCAGCAATGCAGTCGGCTTGGCCCCGTCGCGAGTAACGGTACTGAAAATGCTAGGAGCACAGGGAGATCCAGCGGGTTATCCATGA
- a CDS encoding MerR family transcriptional regulator — translation MPTAEAALTIGTLAARTGCTVATIRYYEEIGLIPAASRRPSGHRVYGGAAQQQLTFIRHCRDFGFSIDQVRELVSLATSKERDCVETRVIAQAHLDAVRVKLGELQALEASLVRFVDACTTSCAGGPAVDCTILKDLMLPDAPAQRGCCG, via the coding sequence ATGCCCACCGCTGAAGCTGCTCTAACCATCGGAACCTTGGCCGCCCGCACCGGGTGCACCGTTGCGACGATTCGCTACTACGAGGAAATTGGCCTCATTCCTGCGGCCTCACGTCGCCCCAGCGGCCATCGGGTCTACGGCGGCGCGGCCCAGCAGCAGCTGACTTTCATCCGACATTGTCGCGACTTCGGATTTTCCATCGACCAGGTGCGGGAGCTGGTGTCCTTAGCGACCAGCAAAGAGCGCGATTGCGTGGAAACGCGCGTTATCGCGCAAGCACATCTCGACGCAGTGCGCGTCAAGCTTGGTGAATTGCAAGCGCTCGAAGCCAGTCTCGTCCGCTTCGTTGATGCCTGCACCACGAGTTGCGCAGGTGGCCCGGCCGTCGATTGCACGATCCTCAAAGACCTGATGCTGCCCGACGCACCAGCGCAGCGCGGATGCTGCGGGTGA
- a CDS encoding TrbI/VirB10 family protein — protein MNSSQLEQIRNGFASAASAVKAQEASRVSVVKRFFTRLEDNDEDGLPVRRWLWGRILLVGGGGAAMSALLLLALVRSAGGPAHHRTARAARPARSEPTMSSQPARPVQPAPATSLAPSLPPPSQLRAPVLPQQRIPRIQSLPPTPVTYRLPALPSPALAAREDKDAALTKLLKRRAQTRPLYVADETGRLGNATGIASMSAGVSQQQVPSPRRRLTAGTEIPARLTQGLAGFGANAPVFAEVAAPVSLDGEVLIPTGSRLVGAVSDLQAGRVEITFATLVTPGGIERSLDGVVAMQGTQSGLAAEVSDPLSPKGFDTFLTNTLTAAGQQLTQPLSSYTYGGAAGSYGALNNAPIEQRLLGSVLQGIGSTVQQSGRYQKSETRRQPIQFKVPPTDFVIRLTKGMDF, from the coding sequence ATGAACTCCAGCCAGCTTGAGCAGATACGCAACGGGTTCGCCTCGGCAGCCAGTGCCGTGAAGGCCCAGGAAGCATCGAGAGTCAGTGTGGTCAAGCGCTTCTTTACCCGCCTCGAAGACAATGACGAGGATGGATTGCCCGTCCGCCGATGGTTGTGGGGCAGAATCCTGCTGGTGGGCGGGGGCGGGGCGGCAATGAGCGCCCTGTTGCTTCTGGCCCTGGTCAGGTCTGCCGGAGGACCAGCGCACCACCGGACGGCCAGAGCAGCGCGACCGGCCAGATCGGAGCCGACCATGTCCAGTCAACCAGCCCGACCAGTGCAGCCAGCTCCAGCCACTTCACTGGCTCCCTCTCTACCGCCGCCGAGTCAGTTGCGCGCCCCGGTACTGCCTCAGCAGCGAATACCCAGGATTCAGAGCCTGCCGCCGACACCAGTCACCTACCGGCTACCGGCGCTGCCCAGTCCAGCGCTGGCGGCCAGGGAAGATAAGGATGCGGCACTGACGAAACTCCTCAAGCGACGAGCCCAGACCCGGCCACTGTACGTGGCAGATGAGACTGGCCGTTTGGGAAACGCTACTGGCATCGCTTCGATGAGTGCCGGTGTGTCCCAGCAGCAGGTTCCATCGCCCCGGCGTCGCCTGACGGCAGGAACAGAAATTCCGGCCAGACTGACGCAGGGACTGGCGGGTTTCGGAGCGAATGCGCCAGTGTTCGCCGAGGTCGCCGCACCGGTCAGTCTGGATGGCGAAGTGCTGATTCCAACCGGCTCACGGCTGGTCGGTGCAGTCAGCGACCTGCAGGCCGGTCGGGTAGAGATAACCTTCGCAACCCTGGTCACACCAGGCGGCATCGAGCGCAGCCTCGACGGGGTAGTGGCGATGCAGGGCACGCAGAGCGGTCTGGCAGCGGAAGTGTCCGACCCGCTCTCCCCGAAAGGCTTTGACACGTTTCTCACCAACACCCTTACTGCGGCAGGTCAGCAACTGACCCAGCCGCTCAGCAGTTACACCTACGGGGGTGCCGCCGGGAGCTATGGAGCGCTCAACAACGCCCCCATCGAACAGCGATTGTTGGGCAGTGTTCTGCAGGGCATCGGTTCTACCGTGCAGCAGAGTGGCCGCTACCAGAAGAGCGAGACCCGCCGCCAGCCTATCCAGTTCAAGGTGCCACCGACCGATTTCGTAATCCGGCTCACCAAAGGCATGGACTTCTGA
- a CDS encoding sodium:calcium antiporter: MIVLLWSLLLLIGVAVIVWGAETFALHLGAASVQLGVSTFALGVLLAGAEPEELVTVVTASLRGSPGIALGDVIGANVAICLVALGVGAVIAPLPFRSRVLRYALAGLPVAGIACWFTWDGMVDRPEGIVLIGLYVLYVAVIWFFEGRPPALGEVEEIEEAEAELAIADRTPTPKRVGRELLLVLLAVAAMAGGASLLVEAVQRISGVEETQTDLGLTLVGFATAFELVVLAWSASRRGASETVVAGVVGSFAYNSTMTLGAGALVQPLVIEDTARLHLPLLAMLTSLALVIALAVPKKQLGRLAGLILLAAYPLFVLAVLFQ, translated from the coding sequence ATGATTGTCTTGTTATGGTCCCTTCTGCTTCTGATCGGGGTCGCAGTGATCGTGTGGGGAGCAGAGACCTTCGCTCTTCACCTCGGGGCTGCCTCTGTACAGCTTGGAGTGAGTACTTTTGCTCTGGGGGTGCTGCTTGCCGGGGCAGAGCCCGAGGAATTGGTGACCGTCGTCACCGCCTCCTTGCGTGGCTCGCCAGGTATCGCCCTGGGCGATGTGATCGGTGCCAACGTGGCAATCTGCCTGGTTGCCCTTGGAGTCGGAGCAGTGATCGCCCCGCTGCCCTTCCGTTCGCGGGTGTTGCGCTATGCCCTGGCCGGTTTGCCGGTTGCGGGCATTGCCTGCTGGTTCACCTGGGACGGGATGGTTGACCGCCCAGAAGGGATAGTGCTGATCGGGCTCTACGTCCTTTACGTGGCGGTTATCTGGTTTTTTGAGGGTCGCCCGCCCGCACTGGGGGAAGTGGAAGAAATCGAGGAGGCTGAAGCAGAATTGGCCATTGCCGACCGGACCCCCACTCCAAAGCGGGTAGGCCGCGAACTGTTGCTGGTGTTGCTCGCAGTGGCCGCGATGGCAGGTGGTGCCAGCTTGCTGGTCGAGGCCGTCCAGCGTATCAGTGGCGTGGAAGAGACCCAGACAGACCTGGGTCTCACTCTCGTCGGGTTCGCCACGGCTTTCGAGCTGGTGGTGCTGGCCTGGTCGGCATCTCGGCGAGGAGCCTCCGAAACAGTCGTCGCTGGTGTGGTGGGCTCATTCGCCTACAACTCAACGATGACACTGGGAGCAGGTGCCCTCGTTCAGCCCCTCGTCATTGAGGACACAGCCCGGTTGCACTTGCCGCTGCTGGCGATGCTCACCTCGCTCGCTCTGGTGATCGCCCTGGCTGTTCCCAAAAAACAACTCGGTCGTCTTGCTGGGCTGATCTTGCTCGCCGCCTATCCGCTATTTGTGCTGGCTGTTTTGTTCCAATAA
- a CDS encoding YnfA family protein, which yields MKTFLLYLVTALAEIVGCYLPYLWLKDGHSIWLLVPAAISLALFAWLLTLHATAAGRVYAAYGGVYIGVAIAWLWAVDGVRPTPWDVAGVGVALTGMAIIMFQPR from the coding sequence ATGAAAACCTTCCTTCTCTATCTCGTCACGGCCCTCGCCGAAATCGTCGGCTGCTATCTACCTTACCTCTGGCTCAAGGACGGGCACTCGATTTGGCTGCTGGTGCCGGCGGCGATCAGCCTGGCGTTGTTCGCCTGGCTACTGACGCTGCATGCGACCGCCGCCGGGCGCGTGTATGCCGCCTACGGCGGCGTTTATATCGGCGTTGCTATCGCCTGGCTGTGGGCCGTCGATGGTGTGCGGCCGACGCCTTGGGATGTTGCTGGCGTCGGTGTTGCCCTGACCGGCATGGCCATCATCATGTTTCAGCCCCGCTGA
- a CDS encoding DUF4041 domain-containing protein — MNSIELLLSLSTALGAVLAGYSYYRGSQFKAKLARYSEIVDKEAYIAEIDDQADKRQRALQEQEAAVKREIEQKQQRLREQETAAAKAVDASTQEAKRIGQEIQTLKQDLAKLQELSFLEDYGFYERRFTYEDSGKYAQALNACRERQKQMLKDNRAALCETTWSIGNSEAEGQKMTRNILKLILRAFNGECDAAISRIKYNNIETMINRIEGSYKAINQMGQTLNFQIAPTYKQEKIQELQLAYEYQVVKQEEAEEQKRIREQMREEERAQREAEKARLEAEKEELRYQKALEEARRQLETATAAKQSKLLAQIDELSRQLEEAQKLKDRAQSLAQITRSGHVYIISNIGSFGENVYKIGMTRRLDPMDRVVELGDASVPFPFDVHAMIYTTNAPTLEKLLHTKFHRRRMNVINERKEFFKVSIEEIEAALNEAMQSNPDLKFKMQLTKVAEAEQYRQTQAQNRELVAA; from the coding sequence ATGAACTCAATCGAACTTCTGCTTTCCCTCTCCACAGCCCTCGGTGCCGTCCTGGCTGGGTATTCGTACTACCGTGGCTCCCAATTCAAGGCGAAGCTGGCCCGGTATTCCGAGATTGTAGACAAAGAGGCTTACATCGCCGAGATTGACGACCAAGCCGACAAACGCCAGCGCGCTTTGCAAGAACAAGAAGCGGCCGTCAAGAGAGAGATTGAGCAGAAGCAGCAGCGCCTGCGGGAGCAAGAAACCGCAGCAGCCAAGGCCGTTGATGCCAGTACCCAGGAGGCCAAGCGCATCGGGCAGGAAATCCAGACTCTCAAGCAAGACCTGGCGAAACTTCAAGAGCTTTCGTTCCTGGAAGACTATGGGTTCTACGAACGCCGCTTCACCTACGAGGACTCGGGCAAGTACGCACAGGCTCTTAACGCCTGCCGCGAGCGGCAGAAGCAAATGCTCAAAGACAACCGCGCCGCCCTCTGCGAGACCACCTGGAGCATTGGAAATAGTGAGGCCGAGGGGCAAAAGATGACTCGCAACATTCTCAAGCTCATCCTGCGGGCCTTTAACGGGGAGTGTGACGCTGCGATCTCCCGGATCAAGTACAACAACATCGAGACGATGATCAATCGTATTGAGGGCTCCTACAAAGCGATCAACCAGATGGGGCAAACCCTGAACTTCCAGATCGCCCCAACCTACAAGCAAGAGAAAATTCAGGAACTGCAATTGGCCTACGAGTATCAGGTGGTCAAGCAAGAAGAAGCCGAAGAGCAAAAACGCATTCGCGAACAGATGCGCGAGGAGGAACGTGCGCAACGTGAAGCGGAAAAGGCACGGCTTGAAGCCGAAAAAGAAGAATTACGATATCAGAAAGCCCTGGAAGAAGCTCGCAGGCAGCTCGAAACTGCAACGGCTGCCAAGCAAAGCAAGCTGCTGGCCCAGATTGACGAACTCTCCAGACAATTAGAGGAAGCTCAGAAACTCAAGGATCGGGCTCAGTCCCTGGCCCAAATCACTCGCTCGGGCCACGTCTACATCATCTCGAACATCGGTTCATTTGGCGAAAACGTGTATAAGATTGGCATGACTCGTCGCCTCGATCCAATGGATCGCGTTGTCGAACTCGGGGACGCTTCAGTGCCCTTCCCCTTCGACGTGCATGCAATGATCTACACGACGAATGCCCCGACCTTAGAAAAGCTGCTGCACACAAAGTTCCACCGTAGGCGGATGAACGTAATCAACGAACGCAAAGAATTTTTCAAGGTATCGATCGAAGAGATCGAGGCTGCCCTCAACGAAGCAATGCAGTCGAATCCCGACTTGAAGTTCAAGATGCAATTGACCAAGGTGGCAGAAGCCGAGCAATACCGTCAGACCCAGGCTCAAAACCGCGAGTTGGTCGCGGCTTGA
- a CDS encoding ATP-binding protein yields MAEIHRSNPLPTPDELQRFEQAVAEGTAGYILIQGLLWSAYVAAILWGGTRLILGGLDLGLPYYTSTPLEEMLDVVGEVLAHTQLIVLEFQYATGLPWCVLGLLLIALRMFSSAHFRLRVAAEAFGEPTTPKAYLKPTLIILVTLGSIGAVLWLNCLPDAARIHGLIRTWEMARYSWRAAHPVAGISNPAQAVLFVANWAMILFWCRWLVGPLPLDYRRSRAREVKADRAWLRTIFLGAPVKFGLPRLRDFTFREVPGTGSAPEPVISTSSLGWEDLILPEPTLEHIRLTLEVLSDPDKQRLLPVPPRGMLLYGPPGTGKTQVARVIASVGNFNLYTIGTAEARGQFIGWGPARIRSIFEAARNNPPAILFIDEIDALAPNRTSFVDSGGMFADTVNELIQQMDGLSGERVFTIAATNHPERIDPAVLRRLGVDPATRLWAIEIPLPDYECRRKLLQHILKNQPLSADFDWTAIVRLSDGLSGDGLNSLCTQAGLNAIKQRRVALTTEDFFAALGHTCTS; encoded by the coding sequence ATGGCCGAAATTCACCGCTCGAACCCCTTGCCCACTCCCGACGAGCTGCAGCGCTTCGAGCAGGCTGTCGCAGAGGGCACTGCCGGTTACATCCTGATCCAGGGACTGCTCTGGTCGGCCTACGTCGCTGCGATCCTCTGGGGTGGGACGCGCCTGATTCTGGGCGGTCTGGATTTGGGGCTGCCTTACTACACTTCGACCCCTCTTGAGGAGATGCTCGATGTTGTGGGCGAGGTTCTCGCTCACACTCAACTCATCGTTCTGGAGTTTCAGTACGCCACCGGTCTGCCCTGGTGCGTGCTGGGTCTTCTGCTGATCGCTCTGCGCATGTTCAGCTCCGCGCACTTTCGTCTGCGCGTGGCAGCGGAAGCTTTTGGGGAACCTACGACGCCAAAGGCTTATCTCAAACCAACCCTGATCATCCTGGTCACCCTGGGAAGCATCGGTGCAGTTCTGTGGCTCAACTGCCTCCCCGACGCCGCCCGAATTCATGGACTGATCCGCACCTGGGAGATGGCCCGGTACAGCTGGCGGGCCGCTCATCCGGTTGCAGGCATCTCTAACCCTGCCCAGGCAGTCCTCTTCGTCGCTAACTGGGCGATGATCCTTTTCTGGTGCCGCTGGCTGGTCGGCCCCCTGCCCCTCGATTACCGCCGCTCACGTGCTCGAGAAGTCAAAGCTGATCGCGCCTGGCTGCGGACGATATTCCTCGGTGCCCCGGTCAAGTTCGGGTTGCCCCGCCTACGAGACTTCACTTTCCGGGAAGTGCCTGGAACCGGTAGCGCTCCCGAACCGGTGATCTCCACCTCCTCTCTGGGTTGGGAGGATCTGATTTTGCCGGAACCTACCCTGGAACACATCCGCCTCACCCTCGAAGTGCTCAGCGATCCAGACAAGCAGCGCCTGCTGCCTGTGCCGCCTCGGGGGATGCTCCTGTACGGTCCACCCGGCACCGGTAAGACCCAGGTTGCCCGAGTGATCGCCTCGGTCGGAAACTTCAACCTCTACACGATCGGCACCGCAGAAGCCCGTGGCCAGTTCATCGGTTGGGGCCCGGCTCGAATCCGTTCCATCTTCGAGGCAGCCCGCAACAACCCGCCAGCTATCCTGTTCATCGATGAGATCGATGCGCTCGCTCCCAACCGGACCTCATTTGTCGATAGCGGCGGCATGTTCGCAGATACCGTCAACGAACTTATCCAGCAGATGGACGGCCTGAGCGGCGAGCGGGTCTTCACGATCGCTGCCACCAATCATCCCGAGCGCATCGACCCTGCTGTTCTGCGTCGCCTGGGCGTCGATCCTGCAACCCGGCTCTGGGCCATCGAGATCCCACTTCCTGACTACGAGTGCCGCCGGAAGCTGCTTCAGCACATCCTCAAGAACCAGCCCCTGTCTGCCGATTTCGACTGGACAGCGATCGTCAGGCTGAGCGATGGTCTATCCGGTGATGGGCTCAACTCGCTTTGTACCCAAGCGGGCCTGAATGCCATCAAGCAGCGACGAGTTGCGCTCACAACTGAGGATTTCTTTGCCGCTTTGGGTCACACCTGCACTTCCTGA